GGCCGGCAGCGCCGCCAGCGTGGAATTTGCCTGTTCCCTCGATCAGTTCAAACCCCGCCCCATGCAGAAGGCGGGCGGCGGTAAGTGGTCGATACGCGTACCGGACAGTCGCTATTTTACCTATTACTACATGGTCGACGGCGAGGTCCGCATTCCTGACTGCCGGCTGAAGGAAGCCGATGATTTCGGTTCGGTGAACTGCATTCATGAACCAGCTCCGGGGGTGACGGAATGATTGTCCGGGGCGGAACGGACGATTGCATGCCAAGGAGAAGATTGAGATGACAAACAAGATATGCCGCGGTATTGCCCTGCTCGTAACGGTTCTGTTCATCGGTAT
The genomic region above belongs to Deltaproteobacteria bacterium and contains:
- a CDS encoding glycogen-binding domain-containing protein, with the translated sequence MKNDSQKQGVKGGTLAAGLILMGLWVLTGCATIVQAGRSNTITLYFEAGSAASVEFACSLDQFKPRPMQKAGGGKWSIRVPDSRYFTYYYMVDGEVRIPDCRLKEADDFGSVNCIHEPAPGVTE